A genomic window from Chitinophaga pollutisoli includes:
- a CDS encoding molybdenum ABC transporter permease — protein MVASLVLGIIALVLGLVLRYWINRRKFYRRSPTGAEGFSSYEKSVAIKFIERVGKWIAYALIIFGLLFLWSYSRQKKAKEKASQNVETQNSR, from the coding sequence ATGGTTGCATCATTGGTATTGGGTATTATAGCGCTGGTGTTGGGCTTAGTTCTGCGATATTGGATTAATCGGCGGAAATTTTACCGGCGCAGTCCTACCGGCGCTGAGGGCTTTTCATCTTATGAGAAGTCGGTTGCCATTAAGTTTATTGAACGGGTTGGCAAATGGATAGCTTATGCCCTGATTATTTTTGGGTTATTATTTTTATGGAGCTATTCAAGGCAGAAAAAGGCAAAAGAAAAAGCATCTCAAAACGTAGAAACACAAAATTCTCGGTAA
- a CDS encoding response regulator transcription factor, giving the protein MSEQKIIKIAIIDDHDLLRESICQFLKDHGLETVFEAENGQLALIKMEACERLPDLCIVDVNMPVMDGFETVKSLRAKYPLLKFLAFSVNDDEDDVVQMLRNGADGYILKGADPQELAKAIRVICDGGRYFSAGICEVAKDYFKLRLQS; this is encoded by the coding sequence ATGAGCGAACAAAAAATAATAAAAATAGCTATTATAGATGACCACGATCTACTCAGGGAGAGTATCTGCCAGTTTCTCAAAGATCATGGTCTTGAAACTGTGTTTGAAGCCGAAAACGGCCAGTTGGCATTGATAAAAATGGAAGCCTGTGAACGGCTCCCCGATCTGTGTATTGTTGATGTCAATATGCCGGTTATGGATGGATTTGAGACGGTCAAATCACTACGGGCAAAATATCCATTACTGAAATTTTTGGCGTTCAGTGTAAACGATGATGAAGATGATGTGGTGCAAATGCTTCGCAATGGGGCCGACGGATATATCCTGAAAGGCGCAGATCCCCAGGAACTGGCAAAGGCAATCCGCGTCATCTGCGATGGGGGACGTTATTTCAGTGCTGGTATATGCGAAGTGGCAAAGGATTATTTTAAACTTCGATTACAATCTTAG
- a CDS encoding PRTRC system ThiF family protein, with the protein MNTDKIKVHFTDSDLINATNPVTVNLIGAGGTGSKVLTALLEMNHSLIALGHAGLQVRLWDDDIVTEANLGRQRFSECETGLYKSVALINRANRCEGTNWKAENRKFERDSLGRLPEHAEANIFITCVDSVAARFEIADILKKMNSGRYYTNHPSYWLDFGNTLYTGQVILSTIREIRQPKSERYETAALMPFVTEEFGDLLKQAEEQDDTPSCSLAEALERQDLYINGSLAQMGCSLLWNLFRKGLTPYRGFFHNIGEFRTQPIPIT; encoded by the coding sequence ATGAATACAGATAAAATAAAAGTCCATTTTACGGACAGCGATTTAATCAATGCCACCAATCCCGTAACGGTAAACCTTATCGGTGCAGGTGGCACAGGCTCCAAAGTGCTGACAGCCCTGTTGGAGATGAACCACAGCCTTATAGCTTTGGGACATGCAGGGTTGCAAGTTCGTTTATGGGATGACGATATTGTAACAGAAGCCAATTTGGGACGACAGCGTTTTTCGGAATGCGAAACAGGACTGTATAAATCCGTAGCCCTGATAAATCGGGCAAACCGTTGCGAGGGTACAAACTGGAAAGCAGAAAATCGAAAATTTGAAAGAGACAGTTTAGGTAGGTTACCCGAACATGCAGAGGCGAATATTTTTATTACCTGCGTTGATAGCGTAGCAGCAAGATTTGAAATAGCCGATATATTGAAAAAAATGAACAGCGGCAGGTATTATACAAACCATCCAAGCTATTGGCTTGACTTTGGTAATACCCTTTATACTGGACAGGTCATACTATCCACTATCAGGGAGATACGGCAACCCAAGTCCGAGCGATATGAAACAGCAGCCCTCATGCCTTTTGTTACCGAAGAATTTGGCGACCTACTGAAGCAAGCCGAAGAGCAGGACGACACGCCAAGCTGTTCGTTGGCGGAAGCATTGGAAAGGCAGGATTTGTACATAAACGGCTCGCTTGCTCAAATGGGATGTTCCTTGTTATGGAACCTGTTCCGTAAAGGTTTAACACCATACAGGGGATTTTTTCATAATATCGGGGAGTTCCGCACACAGCCCATCCCCATAACCTGA
- a CDS encoding PRTRC system protein B produces MNDITANFGTLYHPQKALVFYQTKGTNTDTYVEYFDMDSNGTPINAHPLTVREANQLAKALKTAKEEKEPCLKVNGILGNHVLHLDPQKGMAIWFTKTMKRELYFTEKLGIPKGTAHVPPMLWVADRNSLYVFALASNRRPTTRTTLYNAPFFNVYEEGNVCMGTVDVRIKKTASLDEFITAWEGYFFNSYFSHLMQDYNPINGNCVSLWEQLIATGDVFPKEVLKKSNITLNDFLQ; encoded by the coding sequence ATGAACGATATAACAGCAAACTTCGGAACACTTTACCACCCCCAAAAGGCTTTGGTATTTTATCAAACGAAAGGAACCAACACAGATACCTATGTGGAATACTTCGACATGGACAGTAATGGTACGCCCATCAATGCCCATCCATTGACGGTAAGAGAAGCAAACCAACTGGCAAAAGCATTGAAGACGGCAAAGGAAGAAAAAGAACCCTGCCTGAAAGTTAACGGCATTTTGGGTAACCACGTTTTACACCTTGACCCGCAGAAAGGCATGGCGATATGGTTTACCAAAACCATGAAAAGGGAACTATACTTTACCGAAAAGTTGGGTATTCCCAAAGGAACCGCCCATGTACCGCCGATGCTGTGGGTGGCAGACAGAAACAGCCTGTATGTTTTTGCATTGGCATCCAACCGCAGACCTACCACACGTACAACGCTTTATAATGCGCCATTTTTTAACGTGTACGAAGAAGGAAATGTATGTATGGGGACGGTGGATGTGCGTATTAAGAAAACCGCATCACTGGATGAATTTATCACCGCGTGGGAAGGCTACTTTTTTAATTCCTATTTCAGCCATCTAATGCAGGACTACAATCCGATTAACGGCAATTGTGTAAGCCTTTGGGAGCAGCTTATCGCAACTGGAGATGTATTTCCCAAAGAGGTACTGAAAAAGAGTAACATAACCTTAAACGATTTTTTACAATGA
- a CDS encoding PRTRC system protein C, which translates to MLLATQLERIFLFEDKGQEIRLTDPEPQWSVQAVLNFYSNTYPILTTAKISAPAIREDTVQYRFESVMGTKG; encoded by the coding sequence ATGTTATTAGCAACACAGTTAGAACGCATATTCCTATTTGAAGACAAGGGGCAGGAAATCAGGTTGACAGACCCCGAACCCCAATGGAGCGTACAGGCGGTATTAAATTTCTATTCCAATACCTACCCGATACTCACCACTGCAAAAATATCCGCACCTGCTATCAGGGAAGATACGGTGCAGTACCGTTTTGAGAGCGTAATGGGAACAAAAGGTTAA
- a CDS encoding PRTRC system protein E: MNANFFNQIAQMEITGDLHLIISKGVDNTLIVTTQLNNEHCGDDAKHTIVPLNLKGTAEELDEGYFERITAPIEKASGLMVNMEAFLKQLEEAQKQSAMEKEKADKERREKEARDKKYKEAMTKADELEIEGKHREAWMKVPDPTEYPEHAEAIRKRKSQLSDKFASPSLFGQAE, from the coding sequence ATGAACGCAAATTTTTTCAATCAGATAGCGCAGATGGAAATCACAGGTGATTTGCATCTGATCATTTCAAAGGGTGTAGATAATACCCTTATTGTTACCACACAGTTAAACAATGAGCATTGCGGAGACGATGCAAAGCACACCATAGTTCCGCTCAATCTAAAGGGAACGGCAGAAGAACTGGACGAGGGATATTTTGAGCGTATAACCGCACCTATTGAAAAGGCTTCGGGCTTAATGGTGAACATGGAAGCCTTTTTAAAGCAATTGGAGGAAGCGCAGAAGCAATCTGCGATGGAGAAGGAAAAAGCAGACAAAGAGCGCAGGGAAAAGGAAGCAAGGGACAAGAAGTACAAAGAAGCAATGACAAAAGCGGATGAACTGGAAATAGAGGGCAAACACCGTGAAGCATGGATGAAAGTACCCGACCCGACCGAATACCCCGAACACGCCGAGGCAATACGCAAACGTAAATCGCAATTGTCCGACAAGTTCGCATCACCGAGCCTATTCGGGCAAGCAGAGTAA
- a CDS encoding penicillin-binding protein produces MTRSNLHIRLSNSTSIICVADSSSAPEHGYIVENLFAPLLLLEDSDKELQLLSEHCTMDEGRVNATYRYTIDLTKKEVRMFEEHYNYQTDTFRKGKEITERYDSYLKTIGGK; encoded by the coding sequence ATGACACGTTCCAATCTTCATATCAGATTAAGCAACAGCACATCAATTATCTGCGTTGCAGACAGCAGCAGCGCACCTGAACACGGATATATTGTTGAAAATCTATTTGCCCCCCTGTTATTACTCGAAGACAGCGACAAAGAACTCCAATTGCTTTCAGAGCATTGCACAATGGATGAAGGGCGTGTAAATGCAACATACCGCTATACCATAGACCTTACCAAAAAGGAAGTAAGAATGTTTGAGGAACATTATAACTACCAAACGGATACTTTCCGAAAAGGCAAGGAAATCACCGAAAGGTATGATAGCTATTTAAAAACTATCGGGGGTAAATAA
- a CDS encoding DUF932 domain-containing protein: MAHNLNFNSRTGKYSFFSVQEKAWHGLGQIVQDYPTSEEAIRYAGLDYEVIKSPLFTKSSNIIETSQGIEVGYGELDVPNYFANIRSDNNAVLGVVGKDYHIVQNREAFNFFDAIVGGGDGILYETAGALGNGERIFITAKLPDYIRVGNGDDITEKYIFLTTSHDGSGSITAAFTPIRIVCQNTLNASLRNMSNVVRIKHTSGAKQRLEDAHKVMGLANTLSNQLQDIFNNWTKVRVTDSEVKKLIQLALCPNKETLDLLKKGAEEEVSTVFKNTVDDAFAYAMISDTQQMETTKGTLFGAYNAVTGYYQNVRNYKDSEAKLQSIVLGGTAQLKTQKAFELCTSFEKIGADAFELN, translated from the coding sequence ATGGCACATAATCTCAATTTCAACAGCAGAACAGGTAAATACAGTTTCTTCAGCGTTCAGGAAAAAGCATGGCACGGCTTGGGGCAGATCGTACAGGACTATCCCACAAGTGAAGAGGCAATCCGATATGCAGGGCTTGATTACGAAGTCATCAAAAGTCCGCTGTTCACCAAAAGCTCAAACATCATAGAAACTTCACAGGGTATCGAAGTAGGATACGGCGAACTGGACGTTCCCAACTACTTTGCCAACATACGAAGCGACAACAATGCAGTGTTAGGCGTTGTAGGCAAGGATTACCATATCGTGCAGAACCGCGAAGCGTTCAATTTCTTTGATGCCATTGTAGGCGGTGGGGACGGCATCCTGTATGAAACAGCAGGTGCATTGGGCAACGGTGAGCGCATATTTATTACGGCAAAACTGCCCGACTATATACGAGTTGGCAACGGTGATGATATTACAGAAAAATACATCTTCCTGACAACCTCCCACGATGGAAGCGGAAGTATTACGGCAGCGTTTACGCCCATCCGTATCGTTTGCCAAAATACCCTTAACGCTTCGCTTCGCAACATGAGCAACGTGGTACGTATTAAGCATACATCAGGCGCTAAACAACGCTTAGAGGATGCGCACAAGGTTATGGGACTGGCAAACACCCTCAGCAACCAGTTACAGGACATTTTCAACAACTGGACAAAAGTAAGGGTAACGGATAGCGAAGTAAAGAAACTGATACAGCTTGCACTTTGCCCCAACAAGGAAACCCTAGACCTGCTCAAAAAAGGTGCAGAGGAAGAAGTTTCCACTGTGTTCAAAAATACCGTTGATGATGCCTTTGCCTATGCAATGATAAGCGATACACAGCAGATGGAAACCACCAAAGGTACTTTGTTCGGAGCGTACAATGCCGTGACAGGCTACTATCAGAACGTAAGGAACTACAAAGACAGCGAAGCCAAATTACAGAGCATTGTATTGGGCGGTACTGCACAGTTAAAGACCCAAAAAGCCTTTGAACTGTGTACCTCATTCGAGAAAATCGGGGCAGACGCTTTTGAACTCAATTAA
- a CDS encoding single-stranded DNA-binding protein: MNITGRLTRDAEVRTTSNGKQVVNFSVAVNDSYKNKQGERVEQTAFFDCSYWITPNVVKMLTKGLLVELTGRVSTRAWVSKDGEPKAGLNFHTSNIKPLAGGRRSETPQATTELNTGNTQEDDLPF, encoded by the coding sequence ATGAACATCACTGGAAGACTGACAAGGGATGCGGAAGTACGCACAACGTCAAACGGCAAACAGGTAGTAAACTTTTCCGTAGCGGTAAACGACAGCTACAAGAACAAACAGGGCGAGCGAGTTGAGCAAACCGCCTTCTTCGACTGCTCATACTGGATAACCCCGAACGTGGTGAAGATGCTCACCAAAGGGCTACTGGTGGAACTCACAGGCAGGGTAAGTACAAGGGCGTGGGTAAGCAAGGACGGAGAGCCAAAAGCAGGGCTAAACTTCCATACCTCCAACATCAAACCGCTTGCAGGAGGTAGAAGAAGCGAAACGCCACAGGCTACTACGGAACTGAACACAGGCAATACACAGGAAGACGACCTACCATTTTAA
- a CDS encoding recombinase family protein — MKKEREPIADLYIRVSTDEQADKGYSQRNQEEMLRKYCDNHSIEIRNIIYEDHSAKSFNRPEWKKLIQQLKKHRNRIDLILFTKWDRFSRNAGDAYQMINVLRDLNVEPQAIEQPLDLSIPENKMMLAFYLTAPEVENDRRALNVFYGMRRAKKEGRYMGLAPVGYKNKVDETGNKYIAPKQPDASILLWAFEHIGKGAFNTAQIWKKAKDKGLRCSKNAFWQLIRNQLYCGKIFIPRFKDEESYFVQGQHEAIITEELFDRVQDVLDGRGRKYRPKIETQREFPLKGFLICPECGKLLTASKSRGRSRHYTYYHCYRGCSHRINSEKITKAFDDELKRYVPQKDILDIYQRIVCETYYEMTNDIQVSKKQVLGQINEYEKRMSHIRDLLATDKIEASDYNDFKAQYSSTIEQLNIKLDGLNAKVPCLDGLLSSGLENLMRLDKILREGNNEDVRAIVNMIYPDKLTFNGNVFSVGKVNVALSYSYHLR, encoded by the coding sequence ATGAAAAAGGAAAGGGAACCTATCGCTGATCTATATATCCGCGTGAGCACCGATGAGCAGGCGGACAAAGGTTATTCGCAAAGAAACCAGGAGGAAATGTTACGGAAATATTGTGACAACCATTCTATCGAGATCCGTAATATTATTTATGAAGATCATTCCGCAAAATCTTTCAACAGGCCGGAATGGAAGAAATTAATTCAGCAACTTAAAAAGCATAGAAATCGGATAGACCTGATCTTGTTCACAAAATGGGACCGATTCAGCCGCAATGCCGGCGATGCCTACCAAATGATAAATGTGCTGCGTGACCTCAACGTTGAGCCGCAGGCTATTGAGCAGCCTTTAGATTTATCTATACCGGAGAATAAAATGATGCTGGCATTCTATCTTACCGCACCTGAAGTTGAAAATGACCGCCGTGCCCTCAACGTTTTTTACGGAATGAGACGGGCAAAGAAGGAAGGTCGTTATATGGGACTTGCTCCGGTGGGTTATAAGAACAAAGTTGATGAGACAGGCAATAAATACATCGCTCCAAAACAACCTGACGCATCAATTCTTTTATGGGCTTTTGAACATATAGGCAAAGGGGCTTTCAATACTGCACAGATTTGGAAAAAGGCAAAAGATAAAGGTCTCAGATGTAGCAAAAATGCCTTTTGGCAATTGATCAGGAATCAGTTGTACTGTGGAAAGATTTTTATTCCCAGGTTTAAGGATGAGGAAAGTTATTTTGTACAGGGGCAACACGAGGCTATTATTACAGAAGAATTGTTTGATCGTGTGCAGGACGTTTTGGACGGTCGTGGTAGAAAATACAGACCAAAGATTGAGACGCAGCGGGAATTTCCCCTGAAAGGCTTTCTTATATGCCCCGAATGCGGAAAGCTGCTTACAGCAAGTAAATCAAGAGGAAGAAGTCGGCATTATACTTACTACCATTGTTACCGAGGATGTTCACATCGGATTAATTCTGAAAAAATAACAAAGGCTTTCGACGATGAGCTGAAAAGATACGTACCCCAAAAAGACATATTGGATATTTATCAAAGGATAGTGTGCGAAACTTATTACGAAATGACAAATGATATTCAGGTCTCAAAAAAACAGGTTTTGGGCCAGATAAATGAATATGAAAAAAGAATGTCCCACATCAGAGACCTTCTTGCAACGGATAAGATAGAGGCATCGGATTACAACGATTTTAAAGCTCAATACAGTTCCACGATCGAGCAGTTAAATATAAAACTCGATGGCCTTAACGCAAAAGTTCCTTGTCTGGACGGGCTTCTTTCATCGGGACTGGAGAACCTCATGAGGTTGGATAAGATATTAAGAGAAGGGAATAATGAAGATGTACGAGCCATCGTAAACATGATATACCCTGATAAACTAACCTTTAATGGGAATGTTTTTTCAGTGGGAAAAGTAAACGTAGCATTGAGTTATAGTTATCATCTTAGATAA
- a CDS encoding recombinase family protein → MERSIRKRAVSYLRAAKIEMGNFDSLIRQKATIKEYCLKNNIELVNVFWDVSSGNNFNRKGWKELEVYLSNNLGRAQLLISVDSSRIGRNYALFATEQERFKGLYDVDFCFCADRSKLQDLTTEQLFGRLFSQPIKGN, encoded by the coding sequence ATGGAGAGAAGTATAAGAAAGCGAGCGGTGTCCTATTTGCGGGCTGCGAAAATCGAAATGGGAAATTTCGATTCGCTTATTCGACAAAAGGCGACTATTAAAGAGTATTGTTTGAAGAACAATATTGAGTTAGTAAATGTCTTTTGGGATGTTTCATCCGGAAATAATTTCAATCGAAAAGGCTGGAAGGAATTGGAGGTTTATCTAAGCAACAATCTTGGAAGAGCCCAACTTCTGATAAGTGTAGATTCATCTCGCATAGGAAGGAATTATGCGTTGTTTGCAACAGAGCAAGAACGTTTCAAAGGGCTATACGATGTGGATTTTTGTTTCTGCGCTGACAGGAGTAAACTTCAAGATTTGACAACTGAACAATTATTTGGTAGGTTATTTAGCCAACCGATAAAGGGCAATTAA
- a CDS encoding DMT family transporter — translation MENRRIQLIVAGIVFAFLWASAAAATKLGLRAVQPFVLFVPRFFLAAGIMLFLSHGVLKKRLPRGKEWKQVAVYGLFNVSLYLGIYVVGMMEVSAGLGALATATNPVFISLMSSIWLRRPLQPVTILSLALCMAGIGVAAWPLLADSYATPLGLGLVLFSMITYSIGALYFTASKWGDLHIFTINGWQTLFGGIFLFPVMIGWYEPAANDFNMLWLLSMLWLAGPVSIVAVLLWLFLLKDNPVKASFWLFLCPVFGFAISAVLMGEPLSWWTFAGVMLVVGGLYLVQRARDKS, via the coding sequence TTGGAAAACCGTCGTATACAATTGATTGTCGCGGGGATCGTTTTCGCCTTTCTCTGGGCATCCGCCGCTGCCGCCACGAAACTGGGTTTGCGTGCGGTGCAGCCTTTTGTGTTGTTTGTACCGCGCTTTTTCCTGGCGGCAGGCATCATGTTGTTTTTGTCGCACGGGGTGTTGAAGAAGCGCCTGCCGCGCGGAAAGGAGTGGAAGCAGGTGGCGGTGTACGGGTTGTTCAACGTTTCTTTGTACCTGGGTATTTATGTGGTGGGGATGATGGAAGTGTCTGCCGGGCTGGGAGCGCTGGCTACAGCCACCAATCCTGTTTTTATCAGCCTGATGAGCTCCATCTGGCTCCGCAGGCCATTGCAGCCGGTAACGATATTGAGCCTGGCGCTTTGTATGGCGGGGATCGGCGTGGCCGCCTGGCCGTTGCTCGCCGATAGTTACGCGACGCCCCTGGGGCTGGGGCTTGTGTTGTTCAGTATGATCACCTATTCGATCGGTGCATTATACTTCACCGCCAGCAAGTGGGGGGACCTTCATATTTTCACGATCAACGGCTGGCAAACCTTATTCGGCGGGATTTTTCTTTTCCCGGTGATGATCGGCTGGTATGAACCTGCGGCCAATGATTTCAATATGCTCTGGCTGCTGTCGATGCTTTGGCTGGCGGGCCCGGTTTCGATCGTGGCGGTATTGTTGTGGCTGTTCCTGTTGAAAGATAACCCCGTGAAAGCTTCCTTCTGGCTGTTTCTCTGTCCTGTTTTCGGTTTCGCCATTTCGGCGGTGCTCATGGGAGAGCCTTTGAGCTGGTGGACCTTCGCCGGTGTGATGCTCGTGGTGGGGGGATTGTACCTGGTGCAGCGTGCCCGGGATAAAAGTTAA
- a CDS encoding LA_2272 family surface repeat-containing protein produces MRIFLLSLLMLAFLPTRAQHRPARFPLWTFHERNVRIYGISVGAYSLNENANTTTNGIRVEAPGAGLLLSLMPRAPWDTAHGTTPETFPEDKFPQQANGINISALGGVCYRVNGISIGGLTQINWRVNGISVSAMINACEVMNGIQYGTFNVCETANGIQLGMGVRTERLRGIQIGFMNASKNTRGVQIGLWNENEKRKLPLINWNFRS; encoded by the coding sequence ATGCGCATCTTCCTTTTATCCCTGTTGATGCTGGCGTTTTTACCGACCCGCGCCCAACACCGCCCGGCCCGATTCCCGCTGTGGACCTTCCACGAGCGCAACGTCCGCATCTACGGCATCAGCGTGGGCGCCTACTCCCTGAACGAAAACGCCAATACGACCACCAACGGCATCCGGGTCGAAGCGCCCGGGGCAGGACTGCTCCTCAGCCTCATGCCGCGCGCACCCTGGGACACCGCCCATGGCACTACCCCCGAAACCTTTCCAGAAGACAAGTTCCCGCAACAGGCAAACGGCATCAATATTTCCGCATTGGGCGGCGTCTGCTACCGGGTTAATGGCATCTCGATCGGAGGGCTGACGCAAATCAACTGGCGCGTCAACGGGATATCCGTCTCCGCGATGATCAACGCCTGCGAAGTAATGAATGGCATCCAATATGGCACCTTCAATGTTTGCGAAACCGCCAACGGCATCCAACTGGGCATGGGGGTGCGCACGGAAAGGCTCCGCGGAATACAGATCGGGTTCATGAATGCTAGCAAAAACACCCGCGGCGTACAGATCGGCCTCTGGAACGAGAACGAAAAACGGAAACTACCCCTTATCAACTGGAACTTCCGGTCCTGA
- a CDS encoding ABC-F family ATP-binding cassette domain-containing protein, whose amino-acid sequence MLAFQDVTYAHPNKDVLFSGLHFTVNRGEKIALIGPNGAGKSTLLRLMAGELQPLSGNIRQDEPPYYIPQHFGQFDHLTVGEALRAGERLHALREILSGNVTDARMAALDDDWTIEERCREALAHWHLAGLPLDLRLAALSGGQKTRVFLAGILVNQPAFLLLDEPGNHLDAAGRALLRELIAGWRQTLVLVSHDATLLRLLPEVFELGKKGITVYGGGFDFYKEQKAIEQDALRQDLHSREKALRKARETEREAMERKAKMDARGRKKQDKSNVPTIVLNTLRNNAEKSAASLKKAHAEKMDGIAEEVNRLRKEMPDIDKMKLNVDDSALHKGKVLLTAQALNIRFGERLLWPEGLDFQIRSGDRTAIRGGNGSGKTTLIRLLLGELEPSEGTLQRADFRAVYIDQDYSYLDGGLTVYEQAQRHNPGALEEHEVKMRLNRFLFGPEDWNKPSSGLSGGERMRLLLCVLNIGTKAPDMIILDEPTNNLDMQNVEILTAAINGYDGTLLVVSHDGEFLASLGMTGEIAL is encoded by the coding sequence ATGTTGGCGTTTCAAGACGTTACTTACGCGCATCCCAATAAAGACGTATTGTTTTCCGGGCTTCATTTTACCGTGAACCGCGGAGAAAAAATCGCGCTGATCGGCCCGAACGGCGCGGGAAAATCCACTTTGCTCCGGCTGATGGCGGGGGAGTTGCAGCCGCTGTCCGGCAATATCCGGCAAGACGAGCCCCCATACTACATTCCCCAGCATTTCGGGCAGTTCGACCACCTGACGGTAGGCGAGGCGCTCCGTGCCGGAGAGCGCCTCCACGCCCTGCGCGAAATCCTCAGCGGAAACGTGACCGATGCACGCATGGCGGCGCTGGACGACGACTGGACCATCGAAGAGCGTTGTCGGGAAGCCCTCGCGCACTGGCACCTCGCCGGCTTGCCGCTTGACCTCCGGCTCGCAGCGTTGAGCGGGGGGCAGAAGACGCGCGTTTTCCTGGCCGGTATACTCGTGAACCAACCTGCGTTCCTCCTGCTCGATGAGCCCGGTAATCACCTCGACGCGGCCGGGCGTGCGCTCCTCCGCGAACTGATCGCAGGATGGCGGCAAACGCTTGTGCTCGTCAGCCACGACGCCACTTTGTTGCGGCTTTTACCGGAGGTGTTCGAACTGGGTAAAAAAGGGATCACGGTGTATGGCGGTGGTTTTGATTTCTACAAAGAACAGAAAGCGATTGAGCAGGACGCCCTGCGCCAGGACCTCCACAGCCGCGAAAAAGCGCTGCGCAAAGCGCGGGAAACGGAGCGTGAAGCCATGGAGCGAAAAGCGAAGATGGATGCCCGCGGCAGAAAGAAACAGGACAAATCCAACGTGCCCACTATCGTCCTCAATACCCTCCGCAACAACGCCGAGAAGAGCGCCGCCAGCCTCAAGAAAGCGCATGCGGAGAAAATGGACGGCATCGCCGAAGAAGTGAATCGCCTCCGCAAAGAAATGCCCGATATCGATAAAATGAAACTGAATGTCGACGATTCGGCTTTGCATAAAGGAAAGGTGCTCCTCACCGCGCAGGCGCTGAACATCCGTTTCGGGGAAAGGCTCCTCTGGCCGGAGGGGCTTGACTTCCAGATCAGGAGCGGCGACAGGACCGCCATCCGTGGTGGTAACGGTTCCGGCAAAACGACGTTGATCCGTTTGCTGTTGGGCGAGTTGGAGCCGTCCGAAGGAACGTTGCAGCGGGCGGATTTCCGGGCGGTGTACATCGACCAGGATTATTCTTATCTCGATGGCGGGCTGACCGTTTATGAGCAGGCACAGCGGCATAATCCCGGCGCGCTGGAAGAGCATGAAGTCAAAATGCGGCTGAACAGGTTCCTGTTCGGGCCGGAGGACTGGAACAAGCCTTCTTCTGGCCTGAGCGGCGGGGAAAGGATGCGGCTGTTGTTATGCGTGTTGAATATCGGCACGAAAGCGCCGGATATGATCATCCTCGACGAGCCCACCAATAACCTGGACATGCAGAATGTGGAGATCCTCACGGCGGCCATAAATGGCTACGACGGTACATTGTTGGTGGTTTCCCACGACGGGGAATTCCTCGCTTCGCTGGGGATGACGGGTGAGATTGCATTGTAG